The genome window CTCCCAACACTGAGCAAGTCATCCTCAAATGGTTCAAAAATATATGGTGCTGAAACAGCTGAGTTTGAACCTTGGCGTCCCCTCTAATGTGCTAGGTGAGCTCGAGTGtcagatttctcatctgtaaattggcgCTAATAATACTCCCTTCTTATAAGTTTACTGGGATGGTTAGAAGAGGCCAGTAAGTTATTTCACCACCTCCCAGCACATGACAAGTGATCAGTAGACCTGGTTTTTATGGTTATGTTTGGGCCGCTCACCCCGCCTGCCCTCAACTCCAGGACACCGACATAGCTAGGCGAGCCCATCCTTTCTGGGTCCTTCTCTCTCTGCGGCTGCCCCACCCAACCCTCTCCTTGGGTCTCTCCAGAGTGCTGAGTCACGCTGCCAGGTTCTGCCCTCCTCCAGCCGTACTCCTGGTATGACCCAACCTCTGGGGGTAGATGGGTGAGGAGGACGCAGGGCTCTGGAGCCTGACATCCCAAATTCCAGGCCTGGCACCATCACTGAGCAAATGAACGTGTCTCTCAGCCTTACTTTCCTTCCCTGAAAAGCAGGGAAGACGATGTTTATTTCTCAGAATCAACACAAGATAGTGTAGGTGGGGGTCAACAGCAGTCAGCACGAGGCAGGTGACAACTCCGCTGTGTGATGAGCGCTGGTCCTATTGCTCCGAGAACATGGAGAAGGCACCTGAACCCTGCTGGGGGGCGGGAAGGGGCCTAGGGAAGGCCTCCCGAATGAGGGCTCTGGGAGCCTTGAGGGTGCACGCAGCAATATCAGGGagggatggacttccctggtggttaggactGCGCTGCCCCTGTAGGCggcgtgggtttgacccctggtcagagaactaagaccctgtgcgctgcatggtgtggccaaaaattaaaaaaaaagactggggagGAAGTCCAGGCTGGGCAAAGGCAGGGAGGAAGGACAGAGCTTGACGGATTGGTGAGTTCAGGTTGTTGGGGTCGGGGGAGATGCAGTTAAGGCCCAGTGTGGTCAAGTCCCAGAGGACCTGGTCAGCCACCACTGAGAATGACTCCTCTTGGGGGGAAACGGGTAGCCAGTGGAGGGCTTATGCAGGGAACCATGTGATCAGATTTTCATTTCAGAGATTTTTTCTGGCTGCCCTGTGGAGTGTGGACAGAAGAGGGCAGGAAGCGGCAGAGAGAAACTCATGGGCTCCTTTCTAAACATCCAAGCAAGAGATGACGGAAGCCCAGACCAGGGCAGTGGCCGTGGTGCTGGGGGTGGAGTCCAGACATATTTAGTGAGCAAGCCAGCAAGCTGAGAACCAGGACGCAAACCCCGGTCGGACCCCCTCTTTCTGCCTCTGCAGATGGCCCCAAACAgcccagggcctgctgagctTGGCTTGTTGGGTCTCAAAGGCACTGCATTCCTGAGCAGAGTGCCGAGAGACCCAGTTCCTGCTTCCTCGGGGACAGAGGCCCTGCTGGCCCAACACCGCCCTCTGATGGCCGAAGGCGAGGTTGCCACAGTCGCCGCAGCACTCCTGCAGCCCAGGCCTGCCGCCGCCTCCTCTCTGAAGCCTCCTGATGCAAAGCCCACCCACCGAGCGTGCTCAGCAAGCTCCGTGCTGTCTGCACAGATGGCCCTGGGTTCACATCTCATctcctccctttaaaaaaaaaaatttatttaaaaattaaaaaaaaattatttttggctgccccaggtctgcattgctgcgtgcaggctttctctctagttgcagcaagtggcggcttctcttgtagagcaaGGGCTCTCGGGCGCGGGGCTTCGGAAGCTGCAGCTTGCAGACtctggagctcaggctcagtagttgtggcgcagaGGCTTGGTTTGCTCCGCGGCACGTGGGATCGTCCTGGGCCAGGAATCaagcccgtgtcccctgcaccggcaggcagggTTCTTAatctctgggccaccaggggaagtccccTCGTCCTCTTCATGTTGTTCATCAACCTGAAAAGTCTCTTCCCGCCCTGATCCTCACTCTCCCCAGCTTCTGGAGGCGAAGCTTTGGCCCAGGCCTGGTGCCCAGTCGTGGGGGCGGAGCTGGAGTAGAGTCACGTCCCACCGAGGCACAAATCCCCGGGCAGCTTTGTCCAGACCCTGGgcatctccaccccacccccaggaacCCAGCCGTTCGCCCAGTCCCGCTATGtgccccctgccccaggctggCGCTCACTGGCAGGGGCCCACCGTCCCACACGGGCCCTCCCTTCCCCTGAGAGGCAGGGCAGGGCCACTGCTGGGAGCTGACCGGAGTTCTGGCTCCACCTCTGCCATTGGACATGGAGCTATTGACCAAGGCTCTCCCCCTCACCGAGTCTTGGTTCCTGGACCTGTAAAATGGGCTGTAATTCCTGGGTGCTTCAGGGTTGCATATAAAGGGTCTGTGCAAACTGGAGTGCCATGCCACGGAGCGCTGGTGAAGCTGTGACTGTCTCACGGTGATGTCCCCTTCAGCCTGGGCTTTTGGAAGGTGAGCTGGACAGCAGTGGAGATCTGAGGGGCACGAGAGCCTTTCCAACTACATTCAAAAACCCCTGTAGGCCCCTTGCCTCTGTCCCTCCCCCTGGACCTCCCGGAAGGTCATGTGGCTTTGCAGCCAGGAGGAGGGCAGGACGGCAGGCCCTGCCTCCATTCCCCTGGGCAGGTGAGGCCTGGGAGATTGTGCCATTCTTTCCTGACAAACAACAGGGCCGTTTTGCAACCTGCCTTAAaaaatggttttgttttgttaataacCACCAGATGTGTACACACAGAAATGACAAACATCAGAGAGCCGTTAGCAGCGCCGCTCAAGAGCCCTTCTGGCTTCCCTCCGGCTTCAAACACCCGATAGGCGCCCTCACCCCACTCCTCCGTCTGGAAGGCCTGTCGCACCtgctcaccccccacccccacccctgccacgtCTCTCAATTATGCCTTCAAGGGCCCCTAGAATTTGGCTCCTGCCCCTCTAAGCCCACGTGATGGCACCCTCCCACTTGATAATCACAGGAGTCACTTCtgcctccctcactgcaggcagcctTCCCATTAGCGGAGTCAGATCAGTCCAGTGTCCCCAGGATACCAACGGCCTGCAGTGCCTGGCACCGGGCACTCAGTAAACATTGATGAATGAGttgaacaaacaagaaaacaagctCCGGGTAAACCAGCCCCTTTCTGGGCTACTTCCTTTTTAAGTGGTGGTTAGAAAGGCCAGGGTCAGCGTTCATATCCACAAACCTCTTGTTTTTAGGCGAGGGATGTGAAGGTGGCAGGAAGGCACTGGGAGTCGCCGTCATGACAGTTGGGCCCAGTGAAACCTGGCACAgggtccccctccccctcctcccttccctgccaCGGGCGGTGGGAAGATGGCCTTGGTAAGCCAGGACCTTGAGGGCTCTAGATGTCCCTTCAACTGGGAGGCTGCACAGAGGGTGACCTGTGCAAGTGGGGTGATGGGAAAGCCTACCACATCCGGGATGTGGGAATGCTCTTGGACATGAGATGCTGTGTGACTTTTTTCCTGATGGACCCAGGCTGTCCCCTTGGTGATGGTggggcagttttgtttttttttttttccttgccaaaTGATTTAAACACTCCTTTGGACCAGAGTGCCTTGCAGCATTGGCTTATGatattcagtttctttctttccttctttaaagattttttgaggTGGACTATGTTTTAgcgtttattgaatttgttacaacattgcttctgctttatgttttggttttctagccctgaggcatgtggggacttaactccccaatcagggattaaactcacaccccctgcactggagggtgaaatcttaaccactggaccaccagggaagtactggcATTCAGTTAGTTTGCTTTGCATAGCGGCAGAGACCCTGCTCAGACTCTGTGCTTCATCGTTCTTGGTGGATGGAGGGCTGGGTCCACAGAAGGAGTGCTGGGGCCCCACCTGGCTCACCGGAAGACCCCCACCTTCCCAAGCCTCATTATTTCCTTGCCTAAAACAGGCTCTGGGAAATCGAGAAACCTCTTATTAACCAGGGAAGATGAGAGCACAGAGTTTGAGAGTGGGGAAGGGACCAGAGGCGGGCTTCTTGCTGGCGAAGCACCTGGAGAGTGGGGCTCAAGGAGGCTTGCAGTCCCTGGGAAGGGCCTGGGTGGCCAGGATGCTAATGCTTGGCAGCAAGGACCCTTTCACAGGGATGTCTGGCCACTCACTCCTGGGGACGTCACCCGAGTGGCCAGCATTCCACCCTGTGGGATAGCAGTACGGGAGCAGGAATCCAGAGCCGGGGGCCGGATCTTCAGAGGTACTGGGGGCCGCTGGCCTGGCCCAGccagagggcagggggcagggggcagggtcgTGGGGCAGCACTCTCAGGCCCTGGTGGATGGCTTCATTGACAACTAGAGTCAAcctcagagccacagtcagcttggCAGCTTCCTGCTGGGTGCGGTCCTTCCAGCAGAGCCGGCAGTGGTCCTGACTGTGGGCTGTGGGCCCCAGGAGAGCCAGCCATTGAGGAATAAAGCCTTCACTGGCCTGCTGCTGAGTCGCATTTGGGGCGCGGGAGGAGAAGGGTTGGCAGCCGACCTTCAGCTGTCCCCCTGGTGAGACGCAAAGATGGAGGAAAAGCCTGATGGTTCTCCTAAGGAGCAAGTCTGAGTCCAGGCTGGGTGCCCTGGGATGGCAGCTCCACTCTGCACCCCAGCACGCCCATTGCATCTCCCTCCAGCTCTGCTTGGGTCCTGGCCCCACTCAGAGCCAGAAAGAAACCAGGCTGGAGGTCGGCTGGATCACAGCAGGTGGGGACGGGGTGGGAGACAAACTGGGAATTCCCGGGAGACTCGGCTTTGCGGAAGGCTGAGTGTGGCTCTTCACTGATGGCTCACTCTCTATTTCTGATCTTCCCTCCAAAGGCGGTAGAGCCAACCTGGAGAGCTGACGCTCTGCCAGAACAGAGAcccgccacccccccacccccccgctgCCCGCCCCCCGGCAGGCTTGCCCATCCCTCTCCCTGGCCGCCTCCAGCCAGCCCTGCAGCGCATCCCTGCTGAGCCCCTACATGTGGAGAATGGGGCTTCTCTGCTCTTCAGGCCTGAGCAGTGCTCCCTGCAGCCAGGGCTCAGGCACACCCCCACCAAACCAGGGCCAGGCGTGGGTGCGCCCTAGGATGTGGGGACCTTGTCAGGAAGGACACAAGGGCAGGTTCTGCAGGCAGGATCTTTCCTCCTGGACACTGGCTCTCTGTGAACAGGGGATGGGGTGTCTGCCAGGATCTTCCCGTGATCCACACACTGGGGGTACCCTTCCTGCTGGGCCACCGAGCCAGGTGGGCCCACAAGGAGCTGAGACAGCGAGGTGAGGTGAGGTGGGAGGCTCTCCGTGGTCCCCTCCAGCACCGCTCTGCCTGGAAGGGCAAGGACAGGGCAGGGTGCTGAGGGGTCGGAGAGCTCGGGCACAGGGGCGGCGGGGTCTTCACTGCAGTGGGGACTGTCTCGAGTCCTCGAGACCCTGAATCTTCTCCTCGGAGGCCTTGTCGGGGAGCAGCACCTCTACGGTGTAGCTGATCTTCTTGGCGTGTATCAGGCTGTAGGTGTTGTCGAAGCGCAGGACGTCtgcagagacagaggaggaagcaggcaAAGCAAGCCCAGCATACCTGCACAACTGGGTGCTCTTGGGAAGGGGCCGCCCAGGACCGTGGGTGGGGCGGGCGGGTCAGCCATGGCCTGGCTCCCAGCCCATCCCTCCCGACTCTCTCCTTGGCTGATGCTTGTGCTAACCACAGGCGTCACAGTAACCTCCAGCATGCATCAGCCCGTCTATGGGCATCACGTCAGGGCTCACAGCTCCCTGAATCCTCAAAGTGGCCCCACGCAAAGTACGATCATAGCCATGTTATGGACAAGGAAATGGGCTTACGGAGGTTGATGAGACCTTCTGATGATTCCAGAGCAAGTGAGGGGAGGGACTGGGATTCCCTTATCCTGATGTTCCAATCCAGAGGGGATCCCTACTTTCCCCACCAGTCACTTTCtcgtgtctttaaaaaaatttattatttttaaaaaatatttttattttacttatttggccGCACCAGGTCTTAGCAGTGGCATGGGAAGCCTTttctgtggcatgcaggatctaattccccgatcagagatcgaacccaggtctcctgcactgggaacgcagagtctcagccactggaccacctaggGGGTCcctaaaatgtttattaagaaaaaaaaaaacacttctggGTCGTTTtgtgcagcgtgtgggatcctagtttGTCAAACCGGTGGACAACAAGATCCTATTTCCGGGCTGTGTGCTCAGATAGGCATGGCGGCCCTCCCATACCTGGGCATCGTTGGGAGGGGCCCAGAGCCCAGGCAGGTGGTGGGCTGTGACCCCTGCAtcggaagtgcagagtcctaaccactggaccaccaggaagcccctcttATGTCTCTTTTAGAGGAATTTTGTTCGCTGCCAAGGTCCAACATGATCTGGATCTGATGAGCCATACAGGTTTCTGTCTGCACCCTTCTAATCCCTGCTTTGCACAGAAAAGTGAACTGTGCGTGACTGGCTcatatgctcagtcgtgtctgactctttgtcaccccacggaccgtagaccaccaggctcctctgtccatgggatctcccaggcaagaatactggagtgggttgccatttcctcctccatgggatcttcccaacccagggatcaaacccatctcatgcctcctacgttggcaggtggattctttaccactagcaccacctgggaagccctggttgaACCCGTTCTCCTTCTCCCGGGAACAGCGACCTTGGGTCTCTCCTCTAGTGCTATTCCCTGCAGAGGCAGGAGGTCAGCGATGGCCCTGGGCAACACCGCTTCTGCCAAAACCGACCCGCCCGAGAGGCCTGGGAGTGGGGGACAGACACCTGGAAGGGTCATCTCCTCGGGTGCTCCACGCAGGTGGGCAGCCTGGGAGCCCTGACGCTGAGCCCACGGCTGTCTTCCAGCTGTCTCTCATTTAGCCTGTTGAGTGCGGTGAAGGGTCTTCCCAGGAGCTGAGTCCACGGGGCTGCGAGCCCTGCTCTCCACCACACCTCTCCACTCCTGTACCCACACCTGGGAGCCTCTCCTCAGATCCAACACCCGAAGCTGATGCCCCGGCGTCCAGGGTATCTAGGGGCTTGCACAGAgccccccacacccaccctgaGAGCTGGAAATTGGAGCAAACAGAGGGGCCAGACCGGCAAGAGATGTCAGATCATTTCTCCACCATGAGGAGGAAAGCGACCCCAGTGAACCCTGTAGCTCTTACAGACGCCGGCTTCTGTGCAGGTGAGGCTCCCGTCCTCAGGCACCACGTGGGCGTTGTAGCGCTGGCTGGCCAGCACCTCCGTCATCTCCGCGGCCCGCTGCCGCTCCCCCATCTTGGTCTTCAGGAAAACCCCGAAGCCTATGTCCCCTCCGTCCGACGCAAACTGCCACCTGCAGGGGACAGGGCCCCACTGACCGCCACCTGCCTGGGCTCCGGGCCCCTCCCGACCAcaccaggtgtgtgtgtggggcgcCGTGCCCACCTGAGCACGCAGCCCGGGAACAGGATCTCGTTGTCCACCTGCAGGGAGGAGCCCCGGCCCACGGTCGCCTGGTGGTCGTACTGCACCCTCACGTGGTTGCGCAGGAAGTAATGCTGGGGCACGTCACCCCCGTAGTTGATCTGCAGGCGAGGGTGGTGAGCGGGCACCGCACCACGgccatctcccctccctccccgtccTCTGGGCACCGGACCTTGGTCAGGCACTTGGGGTTGCCATCGGGGTCGGTCATGGTCCCCCCAAACTCCACGGGCAGCTGGTCAGGGCTGATGAACTTAGGCAGCTCTTGCTTCCAGTTGCCTGTGGGAACAAAAGTGGGGCTCTTTTGAGGGGGGTCGGGGGTTCAACAGAGGGCAGTGGGGCCAAGTCCAGGGAGAGGCCTGATGTGTCCTACACTGGCTCCCCTGGGCACCAACTCCTGAGAACACCCAGGAGCTCCGCATGGCCACCCAGGCCATTGTCTAGGGCCCAAAGCCTCGAATGAGAGTGCAAaggtcactgagggtcgggcCAAGGTCAGGGCCTGAGTAAAGAGGAGGAGCTACAGGGAAATGGAGCCTCTGGCATCAGCCTCTGCTTCCAGGCGGAGGCAGAGGTGTCACAGCTGGGAGGCCGGGTCACTCACCTCCCATAATCACTATCTTCTTTCGGGTCTCCTCACCCATGAACGACTTGACCAAGTTGAAGGCCACGGGGAACAGCTTGGGGGCTGGAACACACAAACTCCCTTGAGAAGCTGGAACGGAGAGGACCTGAATACACAGGGTCACAGCCAAGGGCATGGGTGGGACAGAGGTCGGACAGACCTagatgctgccatttccttctgtgagACCTTCAGGGACTCACTCACCCTCTCTGAGGCTTAGCACTCCTAACTGAAAAGTGGAGatcaaatgaaacaataaatgGTTGCCTCCTCTTCCCCTGTGGTAGGGCATCAGCAATGGTGATTCCCCAGGGGCGCCTCTTCCTTTCCACACTCACGGTGTGCCCACGTTGCCTTGGCACCCTCTTGGGTGCAAGTAGGGGGCATCTGCATTCGACCTCATGTTCCACCAGGACGACTCAAGCTTACTGGGTGCTTTCTAtgggccaggctctgtgctacACTTTCCCCACAGACTATCTCATGTAACCTCACAGCTATCTTATAGGGAAGGTGCCActgtatccccattttacagaatggGAAGCCAGATCATCTGACCCTAGAACACATGCAGCGAGCCCTTTGTCATATAGCTGTTGCAGGCACAGACTGCACTCCATGGATTCTCAGTCCGTGGACTCTCTGATGCCAGTCCCCAACCAGATCAGTAAAGAAAATTACAGTAAACATTTAGAGACATGGCGTATTTGACATTGCTGCAGCACACGAGAGCGTGATTTTGTATATTCCAAGAGAATCAGCTGAACAAAGACAGACCCATTCTCCACCCAGGAGGGTTTAACAGTCCCTGGTCTGGGTGGCTTCCCCGCTGTCCCCCTCCCCTATTCCTcacccttcccaccccaggaGGTCATCCCCATAGTGGGCTCACCTCGAATAACAATTAAATTCTTCATCGTCTCTGGATAATTTGCTTCCAGAATGGCAAAAAACtgtggggtcaagaagagtctgAGCGAAGCCAGCTGCCAACACCTCCAGCCCCCAGATTTCTGCGGCCCTGATGCTGCTGGATCCCAagagcacccccccccccaccccaggagcccATCCTGTCCTCCCCGGGAGCATGGCTGTCATCCTCAGTGGAGCTCTTGTTCAGACTCTTTCTCCCTGGAGGGTGGATCCCCAGGTCAGCTTCACTGGCTGCTGTCTGGGGCCCCTGGGCAGTGACCCCTCCTCCATGGACCGGAGGCTGGCGTGGGCAGTGTGGCTCCCTGTTGGCTTTGAGCCAACGGCCAACCTCACCTGCTGGTAAACCTCCACTGCTGGCTTCCACAGGTGTCTCAGGCTCAGCCCTTCCATGTCAAAGACCATCACGGCCGTGTCGACCCTCCTGCCCAGCTGCACAGGACAGAGCAGGCACTCGGGTCAGATGATGGCTCCAGCCAGGAGATCCTGGCCAGAGAGCGCCCCTGAGGATCCCTCCCTCCACCGTCCTGCCCCCTCCGCCAGCTGCCCACAGCATTTTCCAAACAGACAGAGCCCATCCAGGGTCTAAGGAGGTGCCACCTCTGAGCCTTAGCGTGGTGGCCCTCACACTCTGCTCAACACTGTAGCCTGGAATGAGTTAACTGTGATTAAAGACATCATTTGTTCACTGGGCATCTTCACGTACAGTAGTATACTTGTCAGCCAGCGATGCAGCCCCACAGGTGAATCCAAGCCAGAACTGCTGCTGGGGGGCTGTGTGGctttgaaagtattagtcgctcagtcatgtctgactctgagcccagggactgcagcccgccacgctcctctgccatggacttctccaggcaggaatactggaatgggttgccattctctcctccaggggatcttcccaacccaggggtcgaacctggatctccctgcattgcaggcagattctttaccatctgaaccaccaggcctTGGGTGGATTTTTAATCCCTTTGACCCTTACTTTTTCCCTCTGTAAGATAGGGATAATTCCAGGCCCTGAGAGGTCTGTGAGGATTCAACGAACCCAGGGTCCGGCGCTTGGCCAGTGCCTATTAAATCTTAACAGATACTAACTAGCGCCACCGCCACTTTAACTGCTGGCTCCGATTGGGAACATCTGTGAAGTTGGAGACACTGCTTTGAGCCTATAAGTGAGCCATCTTACATGAGAACACACAGGCACGACACACAACATTAGGTAATTCTCTCCTGCCCGCCACAAATCTCGGTGGAGGGTCTATTTTGTGCCCCGCTCTGTGCCAGACGCTGGGGATGCAGGCCTTGCCCTTGTGTGGAATCCCATGAGGACACATATATATTAACCATAATATCCCACAGTGCCATAACAGCTTTAGACACTTAGACTCACAAAACCAACCCGGCCACACTTGGCATTAGATTCCCTCTGAAGGCTAGTGACCAGGAAACACAGAGTCAGGGGCCAGGAGAAGCCCTGCAAAGGAGGGTGTGGTCCTTCTTGGCTTAGAAGCCCCGTGCCCCACATATTTTGGTAGTAACTCCCTAGAGGCACCAGGGATGTGCCCAGATTGAAGGGTCACCAGCTTCTGGGGATGCCCAAAGCAATGGCTCCTCCATCAAGGTTCATAGTTACACAATCAAGGGACATCTTTTCTGTAAGCAAAGCTGACCACCCACTGTTCCCAGGGATCCAGGGGATTACAGCTAGAGGATTCGTAGCACCAAGGCCAGCATCTCACCCAAGGTCAGAGGGGAAGGGCTTTGGCCACACTTGGTGTGCACCAGCAGAGAATGGCATGCACGTGTTAGACGCTCGTGCAAGGGTGACTGCAAGTGAAGCAGAGCCCAGTGTGCTGAAGGCTAGGGAGGAGCGGGTGCCTCCCTCGCCAGTCCTGGTACCCAC of Bos indicus isolate NIAB-ARS_2022 breed Sahiwal x Tharparkar chromosome 17, NIAB-ARS_B.indTharparkar_mat_pri_1.0, whole genome shotgun sequence contains these proteins:
- the LOC109571402 gene encoding SEC14-like protein 4 isoform X3, encoding MTTSSCAGSEPGTLTCRNQRTCSVRQSASPAVSPQHVEFRKQQDLDNILEWKPSEVVQRYDAGGLCGYDYEGCPVWFDIIGTMDPRGLLLSASKQELIRKRIRVCELLLHECEQQSQKLGRRVDTAVMVFDMEGLSLRHLWKPAVEVYQQFFAILEANYPETMKNLIVIRAPKLFPVAFNLVKSFMGEETRKKIVIMGGNWKQELPKFISPDQLPVEFGGTMTDPDGNPKCLTKINYGGDVPQHYFLRNHVRVQYDHQATVGRGSSLQVDNEILFPGCVLRWQFASDGGDIGFGVFLKTKMGERQRAAEMTEVLASQRYNAHVVPEDGSLTCTEAGVYVLRFDNTYSLIHAKKISYTVEVLLPDKASEEKIQGLEDSRQSPLQ
- the LOC109571402 gene encoding SEC14-like protein 4 isoform X2, which translates into the protein MSGRVGDLSPEQQEALTRFRDNLQDLLPTLPKADDHFLLRWLRARNFDLQKSEDMLRKHVEFRKQQDLDNILEWKPSEVVQRYDAGGLCGYDYEGCPVWFDIIGTMDPRGLLLSASKQELIRKRIRVCELLLHECEQQSQKLGRRVDTAVMVFDMEGLSLRHLWKPAVEVYQQFFAILEANYPETMKNLIVIRAPKLFPVAFNLVKSFMGEETRKKIVIMGGNWKQELPKFISPDQLPVEFGGTMTDPDGNPKCLTKINYGGDVPQHYFLRNHVRVQYDHQATVGRGSSLQVDNEILFPGCVLRWQFASDGGDIGFGVFLKTKMGERQRAAEMTEVLASQRYNAHVVPEDGSLTCTEAGVSLRVGVGGSVQAPRYPGRRGISFGCWI
- the LOC109571402 gene encoding SEC14-like protein 4 isoform X4, encoding MLRKHVEFRKQQDLDNILEWKPSEVVQRYDAGGLCGYDYEGCPVWFDIIGTMDPRGLLLSASKQELIRKRIRVCELLLHECEQQSQKLGRRVDTAVMVFDMEGLSLRHLWKPAVEVYQQFFAILEANYPETMKNLIVIRAPKLFPVAFNLVKSFMGEETRKKIVIMGGNWKQELPKFISPDQLPVEFGGTMTDPDGNPKCLTKINYGGDVPQHYFLRNHVRVQYDHQATVGRGSSLQVDNEILFPGCVLRWQFASDGGDIGFGVFLKTKMGERQRAAEMTEVLASQRYNAHVVPEDGSLTCTEAGVYVLRFDNTYSLIHAKKISYTVEVLLPDKASEEKIQGLEDSRQSPLQ
- the LOC109571402 gene encoding SEC14-like protein 4 isoform X1, translated to MSGRVGDLSPEQQEALTRFRDNLQDLLPTLPKADDHFLLRWLRARNFDLQKSEDMLRKHVEFRKQQDLDNILEWKPSEVVQRYDAGGLCGYDYEGCPVWFDIIGTMDPRGLLLSASKQELIRKRIRVCELLLHECEQQSQKLGRRVDTAVMVFDMEGLSLRHLWKPAVEVYQQFFAILEANYPETMKNLIVIRAPKLFPVAFNLVKSFMGEETRKKIVIMGGNWKQELPKFISPDQLPVEFGGTMTDPDGNPKCLTKINYGGDVPQHYFLRNHVRVQYDHQATVGRGSSLQVDNEILFPGCVLRWQFASDGGDIGFGVFLKTKMGERQRAAEMTEVLASQRYNAHVVPEDGSLTCTEAGVYVLRFDNTYSLIHAKKISYTVEVLLPDKASEEKIQGLEDSRQSPLQ